GGATTCAGAAATGCCGGCGCTGCCTGGCGATCTGAAATTGCCACCTACCATGCTCGTGGGCCAACGCATCTCCACCGCGCCTCCGTCGCCCGTCCTGAAAGCCACCCTCCTGGATCTGCGTTTCTACGATCGGGTCCTGTCGGCGCCGGCGATCGCGTTTCTGGCGACGCCGTGATCGCCGCCGGTCAGCGCGGCGTCGGCACCAGCAAGACAATGCCGGCAAAACGGCCGAAGCGTTCGCGCTTGTCGGCCGGGGCGAACGGACGCAGCAATTTCATGACCGCGCGCATCGCCCACGGCAGCGGCGGACGCCGGCCAAGCCGCGCGCCCTCCGCCGGCAAGTACCGGACCTCGCGGCTCTGCCAGCCATGCTGGGCGAAGAACGCGAACCAGTCGGGTGGATTGAACTTGAACGGCGCCGCGGCCATGGCGCGATCGGCGCCGGTCTTCTTGCGATAGGCGGTCGAGTCTGGCGAAAAGTAGTCGACGATCCAGCTCGCCGCGTGCGGCAGCGCGCGAAGATCCTTGGCCAGCGCGCCCACCGCGGCGTTGTCCAGGTACGGCACCACGCCTTCGGTGATGATCAGCAGGCGTGAGGATTCGCCGTCGATCTGCCGCAGCAGCGTCTGTCGCTGCGGCTGCTCGGCGAGATCCATCCCGACGCGCACAAGCTGGCAGCGCGGCGTCTCTGCGGCCAGGCGCTGATCTTTGAAGGTGATCAGAGCTGGATAATCGACCTCGATCCAGCGCAGCGACGGCGGCAGCGATAGACGGTAAGGGCGCGTGTCCAGGCCGGCGCCCAGATTCACCACCGTGTCGCAGCCGGCCGCAATGGCGCCGGCGATGTACTGGTCGATGATGCGCGTGCGAATCGCCACCGACCAGCCGACCATCGGCTGCATGGGCAGGCCGCGGGTGATGGCGGCGCCGCGCTCGCCGGCCAGCAGTGCCGCCAGCGGATCGACGAACAAAGCATCGGGGCGCGCCGACTCCACCGCCCGGTGATGCGCCACCATGAAGGCGGTGTCAGAGACGTGCTGGATGGGGGACGACGACGGTTCGGGGATCATTTCCGAGTACCGGTGGCGTTGCCGCCAGAGAGTCTGTCGGGCGGACAGCGCGCCGGCGGATCCCGGTCGACGCCGCCATCGGGGGTGGCCAAGCGATCCAGCGCGGCGACGATGGCCGCGGCGGAATTCTGGGCCTCGGACGACGAATCCAATTCGGCGCGCAAGGCCTGGATGATCCCCCGGCGGTCGCGCACGCTGAGGCGGCGGTCGCAGACGATCTGATCCAGGCGCAGCGGCAGCTCGACGGTGCTGCGCTGAACATCATCGGCATGGGCGCGACCGGCCATGCGAATGCGCAACTCGCGCGTGGCGGTGAGGAAACGCGCCTTGGCGTAACGATACGGATCCTTGCCCGACATCCGCATCACCTCGTCGGTCACGTCGGCGACGCCACTGGCCCCAACCACCACGGCGGCGGCGTCGAAGAAACAGGGGCGCGGATACTGACAAGCCTCACGTGTGTCCGGCCGGAAACGCGACACGGAGGTGGCGGGGTATCGCGTCTCGTCGACGATCGGATCGGGCGGCGGCGCCTTCGGATCTTTTCTCCCGCGGCCAAGAATCACCCCTTGCAGTGTCGGCACATTGCCGGGCGCGCTTTGCGGCACGATCGGAACAAAGTGCAGCGCGCTGACGTGCTTGTCGTGAAAAGAAACCGTGCCGTCGCGGGCGATGCGCGCCTTGAAGCCCGAGGCGTCGTAAAGCAGATCGCCGCTGCTGTCCTTGGCCCGCTCCAGCCGGTATTGATCGGCGGTGGGCTCGCGGGTGGTGGGCGTGCTGGTGGGTGGCCGCAACAGCGACGGTGGCCGGGGCGGCGGCGCGGCGGCCGATTTCTCCGGCGACGCCGGCTGGTCGGCGACGTCCAGCGCCAGCAGCGCCAGCGTCAGGAACGTGAATGCGCAAGCCATAGTGTCTCTATCGACATAGGGATAGTCGCGTCGGGATGCCAGGGCCAGTGTCCTGGAAATGAAATTTTTCTCTGCGCATGGGCGTCAAAAACTTCGGCTGACCTAACCAAAAAAAACCAACTCTGATAAGGGAAAGCTTATGACCAAGACACTGGGAGCGTGCACTCTGGCAATTTTCTTGGCCTCGGCGTGCGGCGGGGGCAGCGACACCCTGTCCACGGGAATCCCGCCCAACACCAGCCTGGGCAACCTGACCCCCGAACAGAACCAGAAGCTGTGCGTGGCCAGCGAGACGTTCCTCCGGACCAAGGTGGAAACGCTGTCCTGCCTGATCCAGGCGCTGGTGCCGGCCTCGCTGGCCGCCAGCACGGACGTGGCGCGCATGCAGTGCAAGACCGCGTACAACGCCTGCGTGTCGCAGCTGGCCACCAGCAGCGGCGGATCGGCGGACGGCGGCACGTCCTCCACCACCACTTGCAAGATGCCGACCGCATCGTGCACGGCCACCGTCGGAGAATTCGAGACCTGCTTGAACGACAGCTCGGCCGCTTACGACAATCTGCAAGGCACCCTGCCCAGCTGCGACGAGCTGCACCTTCCGTTGATGATCGACTCCAGCGTCGGCAGCACTGTTACCGAGCCCGCCTCCTGCACCAAGCTGAGCAGCGAGTGCCCCGACATCACCAGCAGCAGCAGCGGCGGCAGCTCCAGCGGCGACGGCGGCACGAAGAAGTAAGCGGCGGCGCCCGCCACAAACCGACGGCGTGCCGCCGGCGGCGGAGTATCATTCGCCGCACCAAGGAGAAGACGATGACGGAACAGCTGTCCGAAACCCGCCCGGTGAAGCTGGGCGCGACGGGACCGACGGTTTTTCCGCTGGGTCTCGGCTGCATGGGCATGTCCGGGACGTATGGCGCCACCGACGACGCCGAGAGCGTCCGCACCATCCAGGCAGCCATCGATCGCGGCGTCACGTTGATCGACACCGGTGACTTTTACGGCATGGGCCACAACGAGCTCATCATCGGCCGTGCCATCGCCGGCCGCCGCGACAAGATTTTTCTTTCGGTGAAGTTCGGCGCCCTGCGCGGGCCAGACGGAAGCTGGCAGGGCCTGGACACGCGCCCGGCCGCGGTGAAGAACTTTCTCGCCTACACCCTCAAGCGCCTCGGTGTCGAGGCCATCGACATCTACCGGCCGTCGCGGCTGGATCCGAACGTTCCGATCGAGGACACCGTCGGGGCCATCGCCGAAATGGTCAAGGCCGGCTATGTCCGCCACATCGGATTGTCGGAGGTCGGCGTCGAGACCCTGCGCCGCGCCCGCCAGCTGCATCCCATCGTCGATCTGCAGATCGAATACTCGCTGGCCAGCCGGCGGCCGGAGGCGACGATCTTTCCCGCCCTGAAAGAGCTGGGCGTCGGCGCCACGCTGTACGGGGTTTTCTCGCGCGGCTTGCTCACCGGCAGCGGGCCCAAAGGGCCGCGCGACCTGCGCAATCACCTGCCCCGCTTTCAAAGCGACAACCGCGCCCAAAACAGCGACCTCGCCCTGCGCCTGCAGGCCTTCGCCGCCGAGCGCGGCATGACCGCGGGCCAGGCGGCGATCGCCTGGGTGCGGGCGCGGCAGCCGACGCTCCTGCCCTTGATCGGACCCAAGACCGTCGCGCAGCTTGACGATGCGTTGGGCGCCCTGGCGTGCCCGCTGTCCCCGGACGACGTGGTGGCGCTGGAGCGGGCGTTGCCCGAGGATGCCGTGGCCGGCTCTCGCTATGGCGCCGAACAGATGCGCGGCCTGGACAGCGAGCGATAGCGACCCATAGTCAGCCGTCAACCGGCGACGCCGCTGGCGGCCAGCGACGGCGCCGCTGGCTCTTCTGTTTCCAGCGGAATCAGGCGGACGAAACGCGGCGCCGGCGGAACGCCGTCGGCGGGCGCCGCGCGCGCCAGTGCCAGCCAGTGCGTGGACGACGGCCGCCAGAGCTGAAACTGCCAGCGTGCGGGCCGATTCGGCGCCGCCGCATGTGGCGCAACCGCGGGATCCAGCCGCGCGGCGATCGCCTGGCCGGCCAGCGTGAACGCCGCGCAGTCAAGCGGCAGCGACAGCCCTCGTCCCAGCGCCTTGAGGTACGACTCCTTCAACGTCCACAGGGCCAAAAATAAATCCCGCCGCTGTTCGCCGTCGCAGGCGCGCAACGCGTGCGTCTCTGCGACGGCGAAGTTACGCCCGGCGATGGCCAGCGCGTCGTCGACCATCCGGACCTGCTCGACGTCGACGGCCGCCCGGGCTTCGCCGCTGACCAGACAGGCGATCAGCCCCGCCGTGTGCGACACGCTGAAAGCGGGCGCCGCGATCCCCTCCGGCCCGCACACCGTCGGCCGCCCGTGCCGGTCGGCGACGAACCGCCAGTCGACCGGCGCGACCGGCGCAAACCGGGACAGCGCCGCCCGCACCAGCGCGCGCGTCACCGCGAAGGCCTGGCGATCGCGGGCGAACACAAACCGCGCCTGGCGGGCGCGTTCGTCCACGGTCAGCAGTGCTTCATAGCGGGCCAGCCGTTGCGCATCGTCGCCCACCGCCGGATCGACCAGAAAGACCTGGTCCGGGATCGTCGCTGTCGCCACGAACGTGCGCCGGCTAGGGTTTGTCCCACGCCGCGCGGGCGCGATAACCCTGGGCGGCAGCGCGAATGACCTCCAGCGCGTGCTCGCGACCGTACGGTTCCTCGACCTCGCTGAGCTTGCCTTCCAGAACCTTGTACTCCTCGAAAAAGTGGCGCAGCTCGACCATGAAGTGAGGCGGCAGATCCTTGCCGTCCTGATAGTGCGCCACCGCCGGATCATCGACGGCCACGGCGACGATCTTGTCGTCGACCCCCTTGTCGTCGCGCATGGCGATGCCGCCCACCGCCCGCGCCCGCACGATGGTCAGCGGAAACACCGGCTCTTGCATCAACACCAGCACGTCCAGCGGATCGCCGTCACCGGCGTGGGTCTGCGGGATGAACCCGTAGCTGGCCGGATAGTGCACCGCCGAATAAAGCACGCGATCCAGCATCAAAAGTCCGGTCCGCTTGTCGATCTCGTACTTCAGCTTCGAGCCCTTGGGGATCTCGATGACGACGGGAAAGTACTGTTCGATGCGATCGGGCAGCGCGATGTCGTGAAGCGGGTGCACGCGCCGACGATAGCACGCCGGATCGCGCGCCCCAGGCCGTCGGTTACAGCGAAACGGTCAGCACCGCCTGCCCGGCCACAGTGGTGTCCACCGTGGGCGACGTCCCCGTCCCCACCGCCTGAACGAAGGCGCCGGCGCTCACGTACGGCAGCAGGTC
Above is a genomic segment from Polyangia bacterium containing:
- a CDS encoding inorganic diphosphatase, with translation MHPLHDIALPDRIEQYFPVVIEIPKGSKLKYEIDKRTGLLMLDRVLYSAVHYPASYGFIPQTHAGDGDPLDVLVLMQEPVFPLTIVRARAVGGIAMRDDKGVDDKIVAVAVDDPAVAHYQDGKDLPPHFMVELRHFFEEYKVLEGKLSEVEEPYGREHALEVIRAAAQGYRARAAWDKP
- a CDS encoding 4'-phosphopantetheinyl transferase superfamily protein yields the protein MATATIPDQVFLVDPAVGDDAQRLARYEALLTVDERARQARFVFARDRQAFAVTRALVRAALSRFAPVAPVDWRFVADRHGRPTVCGPEGIAAPAFSVSHTAGLIACLVSGEARAAVDVEQVRMVDDALAIAGRNFAVAETHALRACDGEQRRDLFLALWTLKESYLKALGRGLSLPLDCAAFTLAGQAIAARLDPAVAPHAAAPNRPARWQFQLWRPSSTHWLALARAAPADGVPPAPRFVRLIPLETEEPAAPSLAASGVAG
- a CDS encoding aldo/keto reductase; translated protein: MTEQLSETRPVKLGATGPTVFPLGLGCMGMSGTYGATDDAESVRTIQAAIDRGVTLIDTGDFYGMGHNELIIGRAIAGRRDKIFLSVKFGALRGPDGSWQGLDTRPAAVKNFLAYTLKRLGVEAIDIYRPSRLDPNVPIEDTVGAIAEMVKAGYVRHIGLSEVGVETLRRARQLHPIVDLQIEYSLASRRPEATIFPALKELGVGATLYGVFSRGLLTGSGPKGPRDLRNHLPRFQSDNRAQNSDLALRLQAFAAERGMTAGQAAIAWVRARQPTLLPLIGPKTVAQLDDALGALACPLSPDDVVALERALPEDAVAGSRYGAEQMRGLDSER
- a CDS encoding SAM-dependent methyltransferase — encoded protein: MIPEPSSSPIQHVSDTAFMVAHHRAVESARPDALFVDPLAALLAGERGAAITRGLPMQPMVGWSVAIRTRIIDQYIAGAIAAGCDTVVNLGAGLDTRPYRLSLPPSLRWIEVDYPALITFKDQRLAAETPRCQLVRVGMDLAEQPQRQTLLRQIDGESSRLLIITEGVVPYLDNAAVGALAKDLRALPHAASWIVDYFSPDSTAYRKKTGADRAMAAAPFKFNPPDWFAFFAQHGWQSREVRYLPAEGARLGRRPPLPWAMRAVMKLLRPFAPADKRERFGRFAGIVLLVPTPR